A window from Citrus sinensis cultivar Valencia sweet orange chromosome 3, DVS_A1.0, whole genome shotgun sequence encodes these proteins:
- the LOC102608243 gene encoding uncharacterized protein LOC102608243 isoform X1, translating into MDTKNNRKHLSSIANDVVHRCALQVKASDDSLVEGFEAEWKPEIGQYSKKFVEYCSVKALTNMCQSIEEKISDGSFSRLTFDMMLAWEMPSAADEESHTECMGKENEDRKAVKFTSDHDEIPLFYTDIMPLLVNNELSVGEDAFVWMGSLVPLVSDVINGRFTYEILTAPTGSRLHSPAYDIFLKEMDKCVKNLQKQATPKGVELADDEFILHVEGTASTQRVVRHIGKTSWPGRLTLTNYALYFEASGVIAYEDALKIGLLKDAELSVKPTATGPWGAPLFDKAIVVESPGQSEGIVLEFPEITSSTRRDHWLALTKEIILMHKFLSKFKVECPIQAWEMNARTILCIIRLHAAREMLRILPPDPTKFLIFALYDELPKGDYVLEELAESLKKVDCGHPSSASSILRCMNLSIATSGEVREGKELEEHKHISDESCSSLETAINQSKEEAKAVEIAKSTTEGLKEEGISDSILVLLELLKPLKSVLPWIREVVSWEKPATTLTVIATTLLIVYKEWVGQAIAACLLTIVVKMLQARKKRLTDKCNEIVVCTTSDQSTVESIVSAQYSLITIHEMLQAANIMILKIWSILISKARKHADTVMVALTGLAIVLAVVPFKYIVMGGVLYGFIMNSKPMKYLGNKSDDQSGNRRLKEWWESIPIIPVRVVDKLPECPK; encoded by the exons ATGGATACTAAGAACAACAGGAAGCATTTGTCCTCCATTGCCAACGACGTCGTTCACAGATGTGCATT GCAAGTAAAGGCTTCTGATGATTCGTTGGTGGAGGGTTTTGAAGCAGAATGGAAGCCTGAAATCGGACAGTATTCGAAGAAATTTGTGGAATATTGCAGTGTAAAGGCTCTTACTAACATGTGTCAGAGCATAGAAGAAAAGATTAGTGATGGATCATTTAGTCGACTCACATTTGACATGATGCTTGCCTGGGAAATGCCTAGTGCCGCTGATGAGGAGTCTCATACT GAGTGCATGGGAAAGGAGAATGAGGATAGAAAGGCTGTAAAATTCACTTCAGATCATGATGAAATTCCCCTCTTCTATACAGACATCATGCCTCTTCTA GTCAATAATGAACTGAGTGTTGGAGAAGATGCATTTGTATGGATGGGATCCTTAGTTCCTCTAGTTTCAGATGTTATTAATGGGAGATTTACGTATGAAATTCTGACAGCGCCAACAGGAAGCCGGCTCCATTCTCCAGCATACGATATATTTCTAAAGGAGATGGACAA ATGCGtaaaaaatttgcaaaaaCAAGCAACTCCAAAGGGTGTTGAGCTGGCTGACGATGAATTTATACTGCATGTGGAAGGAACTGCAAGCACACAGAGAGTAGTGCGCCATATTGGGAAAACAAGTTGGCCTG GTAGGCTCACACTGACAAATTATGCACTCTACTTCGAGGCTTCAGGAGTAATAGCATATGAAGATGCACTAAAGATTGGCCTCTTGAAGGATGCTGAACTATCTGTTAAACCAACTGCCACAGGTCCATGGGGTGCTCCGCTTTTTGACAAGGCAATTGTAGTCGAGTCCCCTGGACA ATCTGAGGGAATTGTGCTGGAGTTTCCAGAGATAACTAGCTCGACAAGGCGTGATCATTGGCTGGCCCTCACAAAGGAGATAATCTTAATGCACAAATTCCTATCAAAATTCAAGGTGGAATGTCCAATACAGGCATGGGAGATGAATGCAAGGACAATACTTTGCATCATAAGACTCCATGCAGCAAGAGAAATGCTGAGGATATTGCCCCCAGATCCCACAAAATTCTTGATTTTTGCTTTGTACGATGAGTTACCAAAGGGAGACTACGTGCTAGAAGAGCTTGCTGAGAGTCTGAAGAAAGTTGATTGTGGACATCCTTCCAGTGCTAGCTCAATTCTGAGATGTATGAACCTGTCAATTGCCACAAGTGGAGAAGtaagagaaggaaaagaacTGGAGGAACATAAACATATAAGTGATGAAAGCTGTTCATCACTGGAAACTGCCATCAATCAATCTAAAGAGGAAGCAAAGGCAGTTGAAATTGCTAAGTCTACCACTGAGGGCCTGAAAGAGGAAGGGATCAGTGATAGCATCCTTGTTCTCTTG GAGCTACTAAAGCCACTTAAAAGTGTTTTACCCTGGATTCGAGAAGTTGTTTCATGGGAAAAACCAGCAACCACCCTCACTGTGATTGCTACAACTCTACTAATAGTGTACAA GGAGTGGGTAGGCCAGGCTATAGCTGCTTGTTTGCTCACCATCGTGGTGAAGATGCTTCaggcaagaaaaaaaaggttgacAGACAAATGCAATGAGATAGTAGTATGCACTACTTCAGATCAGAGCACCGTGGAGAGCATTGTGTCGGCTCAATACAGTTTGATAACTATTCATGAGATGTTGCAGGCAGCAAACATTATGATTTTGAAGATATGGTCGATATTAATTTCAAAGGCCCGCAAG CATGCGGACACGGTAATGGTGGCATTGACTGGGTTAGCAATAGTATTAGCGGTTGTTCCATTCAAGTATATTGTTATGGGAGGTGTGCTGTACGGCTTCATTATGAACTCGAAGCCAATGAAGTACCTGGGAAACAAGTCAGACGACCAAAGCGGCAACAGACGTCTAAAAGAATGGTGGGAGTCAATCCCTATTATTCCTGTTCGCGTCGTGGACAAGCTGCCTGAGTGCCCAAAATAA
- the LOC102608243 gene encoding uncharacterized protein LOC102608243 isoform X3 yields MCIVNNELSVGEDAFVWMGSLVPLVSDVINGRFTYEILTAPTGSRLHSPAYDIFLKEMDKCVKNLQKQATPKGVELADDEFILHVEGTASTQRVVRHIGKTSWPGRLTLTNYALYFEASGVIAYEDALKIGLLKDAELSVKPTATGPWGAPLFDKAIVVESPGQSEGIVLEFPEITSSTRRDHWLALTKEIILMHKFLSKFKVECPIQAWEMNARTILCIIRLHAAREMLRILPPDPTKFLIFALYDELPKGDYVLEELAESLKKVDCGHPSSASSILRCMNLSIATSGEVREGKELEEHKHISDESCSSLETAINQSKEEAKAVEIAKSTTEGLKEEGISDSILVLLELLKPLKSVLPWIREVVSWEKPATTLTVIATTLLIVYKEWVGQAIAACLLTIVVKMLQARKKRLTDKCNEIVVCTTSDQSTVESIVSAQYSLITIHEMLQAANIMILKIWSILISKARKHADTVMVALTGLAIVLAVVPFKYIVMGGVLYGFIMNSKPMKYLGNKSDDQSGNRRLKEWWESIPIIPVRVVDKLPECPK; encoded by the exons ATGTGCATT GTCAATAATGAACTGAGTGTTGGAGAAGATGCATTTGTATGGATGGGATCCTTAGTTCCTCTAGTTTCAGATGTTATTAATGGGAGATTTACGTATGAAATTCTGACAGCGCCAACAGGAAGCCGGCTCCATTCTCCAGCATACGATATATTTCTAAAGGAGATGGACAA ATGCGtaaaaaatttgcaaaaaCAAGCAACTCCAAAGGGTGTTGAGCTGGCTGACGATGAATTTATACTGCATGTGGAAGGAACTGCAAGCACACAGAGAGTAGTGCGCCATATTGGGAAAACAAGTTGGCCTG GTAGGCTCACACTGACAAATTATGCACTCTACTTCGAGGCTTCAGGAGTAATAGCATATGAAGATGCACTAAAGATTGGCCTCTTGAAGGATGCTGAACTATCTGTTAAACCAACTGCCACAGGTCCATGGGGTGCTCCGCTTTTTGACAAGGCAATTGTAGTCGAGTCCCCTGGACA ATCTGAGGGAATTGTGCTGGAGTTTCCAGAGATAACTAGCTCGACAAGGCGTGATCATTGGCTGGCCCTCACAAAGGAGATAATCTTAATGCACAAATTCCTATCAAAATTCAAGGTGGAATGTCCAATACAGGCATGGGAGATGAATGCAAGGACAATACTTTGCATCATAAGACTCCATGCAGCAAGAGAAATGCTGAGGATATTGCCCCCAGATCCCACAAAATTCTTGATTTTTGCTTTGTACGATGAGTTACCAAAGGGAGACTACGTGCTAGAAGAGCTTGCTGAGAGTCTGAAGAAAGTTGATTGTGGACATCCTTCCAGTGCTAGCTCAATTCTGAGATGTATGAACCTGTCAATTGCCACAAGTGGAGAAGtaagagaaggaaaagaacTGGAGGAACATAAACATATAAGTGATGAAAGCTGTTCATCACTGGAAACTGCCATCAATCAATCTAAAGAGGAAGCAAAGGCAGTTGAAATTGCTAAGTCTACCACTGAGGGCCTGAAAGAGGAAGGGATCAGTGATAGCATCCTTGTTCTCTTG GAGCTACTAAAGCCACTTAAAAGTGTTTTACCCTGGATTCGAGAAGTTGTTTCATGGGAAAAACCAGCAACCACCCTCACTGTGATTGCTACAACTCTACTAATAGTGTACAA GGAGTGGGTAGGCCAGGCTATAGCTGCTTGTTTGCTCACCATCGTGGTGAAGATGCTTCaggcaagaaaaaaaaggttgacAGACAAATGCAATGAGATAGTAGTATGCACTACTTCAGATCAGAGCACCGTGGAGAGCATTGTGTCGGCTCAATACAGTTTGATAACTATTCATGAGATGTTGCAGGCAGCAAACATTATGATTTTGAAGATATGGTCGATATTAATTTCAAAGGCCCGCAAG CATGCGGACACGGTAATGGTGGCATTGACTGGGTTAGCAATAGTATTAGCGGTTGTTCCATTCAAGTATATTGTTATGGGAGGTGTGCTGTACGGCTTCATTATGAACTCGAAGCCAATGAAGTACCTGGGAAACAAGTCAGACGACCAAAGCGGCAACAGACGTCTAAAAGAATGGTGGGAGTCAATCCCTATTATTCCTGTTCGCGTCGTGGACAAGCTGCCTGAGTGCCCAAAATAA
- the LOC102608243 gene encoding uncharacterized protein LOC102608243 isoform X2, protein MCQSIEEKISDGSFSRLTFDMMLAWEMPSAADEESHTECMGKENEDRKAVKFTSDHDEIPLFYTDIMPLLVNNELSVGEDAFVWMGSLVPLVSDVINGRFTYEILTAPTGSRLHSPAYDIFLKEMDKCVKNLQKQATPKGVELADDEFILHVEGTASTQRVVRHIGKTSWPGRLTLTNYALYFEASGVIAYEDALKIGLLKDAELSVKPTATGPWGAPLFDKAIVVESPGQSEGIVLEFPEITSSTRRDHWLALTKEIILMHKFLSKFKVECPIQAWEMNARTILCIIRLHAAREMLRILPPDPTKFLIFALYDELPKGDYVLEELAESLKKVDCGHPSSASSILRCMNLSIATSGEVREGKELEEHKHISDESCSSLETAINQSKEEAKAVEIAKSTTEGLKEEGISDSILVLLELLKPLKSVLPWIREVVSWEKPATTLTVIATTLLIVYKEWVGQAIAACLLTIVVKMLQARKKRLTDKCNEIVVCTTSDQSTVESIVSAQYSLITIHEMLQAANIMILKIWSILISKARKHADTVMVALTGLAIVLAVVPFKYIVMGGVLYGFIMNSKPMKYLGNKSDDQSGNRRLKEWWESIPIIPVRVVDKLPECPK, encoded by the exons ATGTGTCAGAGCATAGAAGAAAAGATTAGTGATGGATCATTTAGTCGACTCACATTTGACATGATGCTTGCCTGGGAAATGCCTAGTGCCGCTGATGAGGAGTCTCATACT GAGTGCATGGGAAAGGAGAATGAGGATAGAAAGGCTGTAAAATTCACTTCAGATCATGATGAAATTCCCCTCTTCTATACAGACATCATGCCTCTTCTA GTCAATAATGAACTGAGTGTTGGAGAAGATGCATTTGTATGGATGGGATCCTTAGTTCCTCTAGTTTCAGATGTTATTAATGGGAGATTTACGTATGAAATTCTGACAGCGCCAACAGGAAGCCGGCTCCATTCTCCAGCATACGATATATTTCTAAAGGAGATGGACAA ATGCGtaaaaaatttgcaaaaaCAAGCAACTCCAAAGGGTGTTGAGCTGGCTGACGATGAATTTATACTGCATGTGGAAGGAACTGCAAGCACACAGAGAGTAGTGCGCCATATTGGGAAAACAAGTTGGCCTG GTAGGCTCACACTGACAAATTATGCACTCTACTTCGAGGCTTCAGGAGTAATAGCATATGAAGATGCACTAAAGATTGGCCTCTTGAAGGATGCTGAACTATCTGTTAAACCAACTGCCACAGGTCCATGGGGTGCTCCGCTTTTTGACAAGGCAATTGTAGTCGAGTCCCCTGGACA ATCTGAGGGAATTGTGCTGGAGTTTCCAGAGATAACTAGCTCGACAAGGCGTGATCATTGGCTGGCCCTCACAAAGGAGATAATCTTAATGCACAAATTCCTATCAAAATTCAAGGTGGAATGTCCAATACAGGCATGGGAGATGAATGCAAGGACAATACTTTGCATCATAAGACTCCATGCAGCAAGAGAAATGCTGAGGATATTGCCCCCAGATCCCACAAAATTCTTGATTTTTGCTTTGTACGATGAGTTACCAAAGGGAGACTACGTGCTAGAAGAGCTTGCTGAGAGTCTGAAGAAAGTTGATTGTGGACATCCTTCCAGTGCTAGCTCAATTCTGAGATGTATGAACCTGTCAATTGCCACAAGTGGAGAAGtaagagaaggaaaagaacTGGAGGAACATAAACATATAAGTGATGAAAGCTGTTCATCACTGGAAACTGCCATCAATCAATCTAAAGAGGAAGCAAAGGCAGTTGAAATTGCTAAGTCTACCACTGAGGGCCTGAAAGAGGAAGGGATCAGTGATAGCATCCTTGTTCTCTTG GAGCTACTAAAGCCACTTAAAAGTGTTTTACCCTGGATTCGAGAAGTTGTTTCATGGGAAAAACCAGCAACCACCCTCACTGTGATTGCTACAACTCTACTAATAGTGTACAA GGAGTGGGTAGGCCAGGCTATAGCTGCTTGTTTGCTCACCATCGTGGTGAAGATGCTTCaggcaagaaaaaaaaggttgacAGACAAATGCAATGAGATAGTAGTATGCACTACTTCAGATCAGAGCACCGTGGAGAGCATTGTGTCGGCTCAATACAGTTTGATAACTATTCATGAGATGTTGCAGGCAGCAAACATTATGATTTTGAAGATATGGTCGATATTAATTTCAAAGGCCCGCAAG CATGCGGACACGGTAATGGTGGCATTGACTGGGTTAGCAATAGTATTAGCGGTTGTTCCATTCAAGTATATTGTTATGGGAGGTGTGCTGTACGGCTTCATTATGAACTCGAAGCCAATGAAGTACCTGGGAAACAAGTCAGACGACCAAAGCGGCAACAGACGTCTAAAAGAATGGTGGGAGTCAATCCCTATTATTCCTGTTCGCGTCGTGGACAAGCTGCCTGAGTGCCCAAAATAA